Proteins from a genomic interval of Pseudomonas anuradhapurensis:
- the ispE gene encoding 4-(cytidine 5'-diphospho)-2-C-methyl-D-erythritol kinase, translating to MRTLTLPAPAKLNLWLHIIGRRADGYHELETVFQFLDHGDELSFAVRDDGVIHLHTEIEAVPHDSNLIVRAARMLQAQSGTTLGADIWLTKVLPMGGGIGGGSSDAATTLLALAHLWQLDWDEDRLAALGLSLGADVPVFVRGHAAFAQGVGEQLTPVDPVEPWYVVLVPQVSVSTAEIFSHPQLTRDSLPLKMRPVPEGNSRNDCQPVVEQSYPEVRNALNSLGKFTEARLTGTGSCVFGAFPSKAEADKVLALLSATQTGFVAKGSNISMLHRKLQSLIKKSSA from the coding sequence ATGCGCACGCTCACCCTGCCCGCTCCGGCCAAGCTCAACCTGTGGCTGCATATCATCGGCCGCCGCGCCGACGGCTATCACGAGCTGGAAACCGTGTTCCAGTTCCTCGACCACGGCGACGAGCTGAGTTTCGCCGTGCGTGACGACGGCGTGATCCACCTGCACACCGAGATCGAGGCGGTACCGCACGACAGCAACCTGATCGTGCGTGCCGCGCGCATGCTGCAGGCACAATCCGGCACGACGCTGGGCGCCGACATCTGGCTGACCAAGGTGTTGCCCATGGGCGGCGGCATCGGCGGTGGCAGCTCGGATGCCGCCACCACCCTGCTGGCCCTCGCCCACCTGTGGCAACTGGACTGGGACGAAGACCGCCTGGCCGCCCTGGGCCTGAGCCTGGGTGCCGATGTACCTGTGTTCGTGCGCGGCCATGCGGCCTTCGCCCAGGGCGTGGGCGAACAACTGACCCCGGTCGACCCGGTCGAGCCCTGGTATGTCGTGCTGGTGCCGCAAGTGTCTGTCAGCACAGCAGAAATTTTTTCACATCCGCAGTTGACACGTGATTCACTGCCCCTTAAGATGCGCCCCGTTCCCGAGGGAAACAGTCGAAATGACTGCCAACCGGTGGTAGAGCAGAGTTACCCGGAAGTTCGCAATGCGTTGAATTCTTTGGGCAAATTCACTGAAGCTCGACTAACCGGAACTGGAAGTTGTGTGTTTGGGGCCTTCCCAAGCAAAGCCGAAGCTGATAAAGTTCTGGCCCTTCTTTCAGCGACCCAAACAGGGTTTGTGGCGAAAGGAAGCAATATTTCGATGTTGCATCGCAAGCTGCAAAGTCTGATCAAGAAGTCGAGCGCATAA
- the lolB gene encoding lipoprotein insertase outer membrane protein LolB, with the protein MFLRHCITFTLIALLAGCAGFGSREALEGHGNPQQWRAHKEQLSSLDGWQINGKVGIRAPRDSGSGTLFWLQRQDYYDIRLAGPLGRGAARLTGRPGGVVLEVANQGRYEASSPEALLEEQLGWQLPVSHLVWWVRGLPAPDSKSKLTLDGDSRLASLDQDGWQVQYLSYTEQNGYWLPERLKLHGKDLDVTLVVKDWQPRQLGH; encoded by the coding sequence ATGTTCCTGCGCCATTGCATCACCTTCACCCTGATCGCCCTGCTGGCCGGCTGTGCCGGTTTCGGTAGCCGCGAGGCCCTGGAGGGCCACGGCAACCCGCAGCAGTGGCGCGCCCATAAAGAGCAGTTGAGCAGCCTCGATGGCTGGCAGATCAACGGCAAGGTCGGTATCCGCGCCCCGCGTGATTCCGGCAGCGGTACGCTGTTCTGGCTGCAACGCCAGGACTACTACGACATCCGCCTGGCCGGCCCATTGGGCCGTGGCGCCGCACGCCTGACCGGCCGCCCCGGTGGCGTGGTGCTGGAAGTGGCCAACCAGGGCCGCTACGAGGCCAGCAGCCCCGAGGCACTGCTGGAAGAGCAGCTGGGCTGGCAACTGCCGGTCTCCCATTTGGTCTGGTGGGTCCGCGGCCTGCCCGCCCCCGACAGCAAGAGCAAACTGACCCTGGACGGCGACAGCCGCCTGGCCAGCCTTGACCAGGATGGCTGGCAGGTACAGTACCTGAGCTACACCGAACAGAACGGCTATTGGCTGCCCGAGCGCCTGAAGCTGCACGGCAAGGACCTCGACGTTACCCTGGTAGTCAAGGACTGGCAGCCGCGCCAGCTGGGGCACTGA
- a CDS encoding tetratricopeptide repeat protein → MNKPYALLLAFALLQGCQSLAPQKAEPPTAEAAKREAEKPVVYGSFKQETLYSLLVAELAGQRNRFDIALANYTDQAAKTQDPAVSERAYRIAEYLGADEPALDNALVWARNDPQNLDAQRAAAIQLARAGRYDESMTYMEKVLQGQGDTHFDFLALSAAETDQSTRDGLLHSFERLLAKYPQNSQLVFGKALLLNQDGKAEEALELLESHPPQNGEVAPILLRARLLQALDRGPEALPLLRGAIRDNPDDKRLRLTYARTLVEQDRIADAKGEFLSLVQQYPDDDELRYSLALVCLENKDWDEAEGYLQELIERDSNVDAAHLNLGRIREERHDPAGALREYALVGPGPDYLPAQLRQADILVANGRGSEASRLLAEAREAQPDYAIQLYLIESESYSNNNKDAQASQVLQQAIQRYPDDLNLLYTRAMLAEKRDDLPQMEKDLRAIIAREPENAMALNALGYTLADRTTRYSEAKALIDKAHQLTPDDPAILDSLGWVNYRLGNLDEAESYLRRAFASFPDHEVAAHLGEVLWANGKRREARQVWAKGFDAQADSPILRKTLLRLTGSETL, encoded by the coding sequence ATGAACAAACCATACGCATTGCTGCTTGCCTTCGCCCTGCTCCAGGGCTGCCAGAGCCTGGCCCCACAAAAGGCCGAGCCTCCCACTGCCGAGGCCGCCAAGCGCGAGGCGGAAAAGCCCGTGGTGTATGGCTCGTTCAAGCAGGAAACGCTCTATAGCCTGCTGGTGGCGGAACTGGCCGGCCAGCGCAACCGCTTCGACATCGCCCTGGCCAACTACACCGACCAGGCCGCGAAAACCCAGGACCCCGCAGTTTCCGAGCGCGCCTACCGCATTGCCGAATACCTCGGCGCCGACGAACCGGCCCTGGACAATGCGCTGGTCTGGGCCCGCAACGACCCGCAGAATCTCGACGCCCAACGCGCCGCCGCCATCCAGCTGGCCCGCGCCGGCCGCTATGACGAGTCCATGACGTACATGGAAAAGGTCCTGCAAGGCCAGGGTGACACCCATTTCGACTTCCTTGCCCTGTCTGCGGCAGAAACCGACCAGAGCACCCGCGACGGCCTGCTGCACAGTTTCGAACGCTTGCTGGCCAAGTACCCGCAAAACAGCCAGCTGGTGTTCGGCAAGGCCCTGCTGCTGAACCAGGACGGCAAGGCCGAAGAAGCCCTCGAGCTGCTCGAGTCGCACCCGCCGCAAAACGGCGAGGTCGCCCCCATCCTGCTTCGCGCCCGCCTGCTGCAGGCCCTGGACCGCGGCCCGGAAGCCCTGCCACTGCTGCGCGGGGCGATCCGCGACAACCCGGATGACAAACGCCTGCGCCTGACCTACGCGCGCACCCTGGTCGAACAGGACCGCATCGCCGATGCCAAGGGCGAGTTCCTCAGCCTGGTCCAGCAATACCCCGACGACGACGAACTGCGCTATTCGCTGGCCCTGGTATGCCTGGAAAACAAAGACTGGGATGAAGCCGAGGGCTACCTGCAGGAGCTGATCGAGCGCGACAGCAATGTCGACGCCGCGCACCTGAACCTGGGCCGCATCCGCGAGGAACGCCACGACCCCGCCGGCGCCCTGCGTGAATACGCCCTGGTCGGCCCAGGCCCCGATTACCTGCCGGCGCAGCTGCGCCAGGCCGACATCCTGGTTGCCAACGGCCGCGGCAGCGAAGCCTCGCGCCTGCTCGCCGAGGCCCGCGAAGCCCAGCCGGACTACGCCATCCAGCTGTACCTGATCGAGTCGGAAAGCTACAGCAACAACAACAAGGACGCCCAGGCCAGCCAGGTCCTGCAGCAGGCCATCCAGCGCTACCCGGACGACCTCAACCTGCTGTACACCCGCGCCATGCTGGCGGAAAAGCGCGATGACCTGCCGCAGATGGAAAAGGACCTGCGCGCGATCATCGCCCGCGAGCCGGAAAACGCCATGGCCCTGAACGCCCTGGGTTATACCCTGGCCGACCGCACCACCCGCTACAGCGAAGCCAAGGCGCTGATCGACAAGGCCCACCAGCTGACCCCGGACGACCCGGCGATACTCGACAGCCTGGGCTGGGTCAATTACCGCCTGGGTAACCTCGACGAGGCTGAGTCGTACCTGCGCCGGGCCTTCGCCAGCTTCCCCGACCATGAAGTGGCCGCCCACCTGGGCGAAGTACTGTGGGCCAACGGCAAGCGCCGCGAAGCCCGCCAGGTCTGGGCCAAGGGCTTCGACGCCCAGGCCGACAGCCCCATCCTGCGCAAGACCCTCCTGCGCCTGACCGGATCCGAGACCCTTTAA